In Myotis daubentonii chromosome 6, mMyoDau2.1, whole genome shotgun sequence, a genomic segment contains:
- the LOC132236421 gene encoding large ribosomal subunit protein mL42-like, whose protein sequence is MAVSAVKWAISNRTFLKHFFPIQNGGLYCVCHKSTYSSLPDDYNCKVELALTSDGRTIVCYHPSVDIPYEHTKPIPRPDPVHNYEETQDQILKTRSEEKDEHLEQGPAIEQLSKMFFATKHRWYPYGQYHTRRRKLNPPKDR, encoded by the coding sequence ATGGCCGTATCAGCAGTGAAATGGGCGATATCAAACAGAACttttttgaaacatttctttCCAATCCAAAATGGAGGTTTATACTGTGTTTGTCATAAATCCACATACTCTTCTCTTCCAGATGACTATAATTGCAAAGTAGAACTTGCTTTGACATCTGATGGCAGGACGATAGTTTGCTACCATCCTTCTGTGGATATTCCGTATGAACACACCAAGCCTATCCCTCGGCCAGATCCTGTGCATAATTATGAAGAAACACAGGATCAAATACTGAAAACCAGatcagaagaaaaagatgaacacTTGGAGCAAGGACCCGCGATAGAACAACTTAGCAAAATGTTCTTTGCTACTAAGCACCGCTGGTACCCTTATGGACAGTATCATACACGTCGTAGGAAACTGAATCCTCCAAAAGACAGATGA